The following proteins are encoded in a genomic region of Streptomyces collinus Tu 365:
- a CDS encoding TetR/AcrR family transcriptional regulator, whose protein sequence is MASDRRTLLADAALDVLVDEGIRGLTHRAVDRKSAMPPGTTSAYFRTRAALLTGLVTRLVHLDQAELQTMAEELPPLRTVEELVDGMVLLTRQRLTGEGRRRSLARHACAVESVRDPELRAILVPRENAGREAVRMFLTTHGVTDVENRTHTLLTCIDGLVFDRLVNGGEVPREALDGLVAAALR, encoded by the coding sequence ATGGCTTCGGATCGGCGCACTCTTCTGGCGGACGCGGCTCTCGACGTGCTCGTCGACGAAGGGATACGCGGCCTGACCCACCGCGCGGTCGATCGGAAGTCCGCCATGCCGCCCGGCACCACCTCGGCCTACTTCCGCACCCGTGCCGCGCTGCTGACCGGACTCGTAACCCGCCTGGTCCATCTCGACCAGGCAGAACTTCAAACGATGGCCGAAGAGCTTCCACCCCTGCGCACCGTCGAGGAACTGGTGGACGGCATGGTGCTGCTCACCCGGCAGCGACTCACCGGCGAGGGCCGCCGCCGCTCGCTCGCCCGCCATGCCTGCGCCGTCGAGAGCGTGCGCGACCCTGAGCTGCGAGCGATACTCGTGCCCCGCGAGAACGCCGGCCGCGAGGCCGTCCGGATGTTCCTCACCACGCACGGCGTCACAGACGTCGAGAACCGCACTCACACTCTGCTGACCTGCATCGACGGACTGGTTTTCGACCGACTGGTGAACGGCGGCGAAGTACCGCGCGAGGCTCTCGACGGCCTGGTCGCCGCCGCGCTGCGTTAG
- a CDS encoding NADPH-dependent F420 reductase — protein MKIGIIGAGNIGGNLTRRLTALGHDVSVANSRGPQTLTELAEETGATPVPVEEAARDAEIVVVTVPLKAVPNLPSGLLDGAAEGVVVIDTGNYYPQQRDGKIAGIEDEGLTESRWTERQIGHPVIKAFNGTFAIDILERARPAGAPDRQALPVAGDDEAAKRKVRALIDELGFDTVDAGGLDDSWRQQPGTPVYGLREGVDGVTKALAAASPERTAEWRA, from the coding sequence GTGAAGATTGGCATCATCGGCGCGGGCAACATCGGCGGCAACCTCACCCGGCGGCTGACCGCCCTCGGTCACGACGTCTCCGTGGCGAACTCCCGTGGCCCGCAGACCCTCACCGAACTGGCCGAGGAGACCGGAGCGACGCCGGTACCGGTGGAGGAGGCGGCGCGTGACGCGGAGATCGTCGTCGTCACCGTCCCCCTGAAGGCCGTCCCGAACCTGCCCTCCGGCCTGCTCGACGGGGCCGCCGAAGGCGTCGTGGTGATCGACACCGGCAACTACTACCCACAGCAGCGCGACGGGAAGATCGCCGGGATCGAGGACGAGGGCCTGACCGAGAGCCGCTGGACCGAGCGGCAGATCGGGCACCCCGTCATCAAGGCCTTCAACGGCACCTTCGCCATCGACATCCTGGAACGTGCGCGCCCGGCGGGCGCCCCCGACCGGCAGGCCCTGCCGGTGGCCGGCGACGACGAGGCGGCCAAGCGGAAGGTCAGGGCGCTGATCGACGAGCTCGGCTTCGACACCGTGGACGCCGGCGGGCTCGACGACTCCTGGCGCCAGCAGCCGGGCACCCCTGTGTACGGCCTGCGCGAGGGCGTCGACGGAGTGACGAAGGCGCTGGCCGCGGCGAGCCCCGAGCGTACGGCGGAGTGGCGGGCCTGA
- a CDS encoding ArsR/SmtB family transcription factor: protein MDSVFKALADPTRRLLLDRLREHNGQTLRELCERLDMSRQSVTQHLDVLVRTDLVTVVRRGRERLHYLNPTPIHEIEERWISGFDKPRLQAISAIKRQAEEYAMTEAPAPVPDYVYVTYIRARAEQVWQALTDADLTARYWGHANVSDWQPGSAWEHRRADGSGKVDVVGRVLETEPPTRLVVTFDDAPDAESPREPSVVTFLVEPHEDIVRLTVTHERLPNQEMLGGISAGWPAVLANLKSMLETGEVLPQAPWEMSRAHT, encoded by the coding sequence ATGGACTCGGTGTTCAAGGCGCTGGCCGATCCCACTCGGCGACTCCTGCTCGACCGGTTGCGCGAGCACAACGGGCAGACGCTGCGCGAACTGTGTGAACGCCTCGACATGTCACGCCAGTCGGTGACACAGCATCTGGACGTCCTCGTGCGTACCGACCTCGTCACCGTCGTACGGCGCGGCCGGGAGCGGCTGCACTACCTGAACCCGACCCCGATCCACGAGATCGAGGAGCGCTGGATCTCCGGCTTCGACAAGCCCCGCCTGCAAGCGATCAGCGCCATCAAGCGCCAGGCAGAGGAGTACGCCATGACCGAAGCACCTGCACCAGTGCCGGACTATGTATATGTCACCTATATCCGCGCCCGTGCGGAGCAGGTGTGGCAAGCCCTGACCGATGCCGACCTGACGGCGCGCTACTGGGGTCACGCGAATGTCTCCGACTGGCAGCCGGGCTCGGCCTGGGAGCACCGGCGAGCCGACGGCTCGGGCAAGGTCGACGTGGTGGGCCGCGTCCTGGAAACCGAGCCCCCGACCCGGCTGGTCGTCACCTTCGACGACGCCCCCGATGCCGAATCGCCGAGAGAGCCGTCGGTCGTCACCTTCCTCGTCGAGCCGCATGAGGACATCGTCCGCCTCACCGTGACCCACGAGAGGCTCCCCAACCAGGAGATGCTGGGCGGCATCTCCGCCGGCTGGCCGGCCGTGCTGGCCAACCTCAAGTCGATGCTGGAGACGGGCGAGGTCCTGCCGCAGGCGCCCTGGGAGATGTCCCGCGCCCACACCTGA
- a CDS encoding glycosyltransferase family 4 protein: MAGTAFAAPSAAHDPARPGRTGHETRDPLVAARTAFFNGSGWTAHLHGPRHDRRLPDAQGELAKLLEAEYELRAVPPGEGAGVDRRDKAVAGLRRAARLGVPLTPEALLAHREGDPRLMAVLTELWPETVRRHGPRHAEEVLRAMLGEPCDGPVAGHLLDLAVGAGLHPLTPVESASLARTTTHRAVRHSAWRYLRQLPGGPAHLPHPSRAGDAYERLLLAPPVPAFGPERRGPAGRLVAQSMLLGGLDTPGQGMSGGLAVLLGGLGDRLATTDGISGVITVVTAGHEDLAADDRLAYERAPGHWVLRLPVDAPSAPAQVEMHRHRPALTWWAVRLLGAMPRPLDVLHVRYADDGSLALADAAERLGAALVFTATPDPHRGLAERHAESDPADPTAADGLRHDLHRVFLADRLVERADTVVGIPGRGGTRELVRHFPGLAQLNAGRGPSAPPEGIAPYQPAPDEDDRRREALKRLYRDGTRPDALDPRDRELPALLCVGRLHPVKQQDLLVRSWLATGAHHTTTLVLIGGSPGAGTAAEDDVRRRIDTLLAPYPQAARRLALLPALPNNEVRRLQRALAQRTADARCWYVCPSAKEEFGIAVLEAMDAGLPVAGPRRGGVAHYLRDQVNGLLMDTSGQAGLMRGLRRVAATSVDDRRRYAAAGRKLVAERFSVTRMADELAAEYTALHTD; the protein is encoded by the coding sequence GTGGCCGGCACCGCTTTCGCAGCCCCCTCGGCGGCTCACGACCCCGCACGGCCGGGAAGAACGGGCCACGAGACCCGCGACCCCTTGGTGGCCGCCCGCACCGCGTTCTTCAACGGCTCCGGCTGGACCGCGCACCTCCACGGGCCGAGGCACGACAGACGTCTTCCGGACGCCCAGGGCGAACTGGCGAAACTACTGGAAGCCGAGTACGAGCTGCGGGCCGTCCCGCCCGGCGAGGGAGCCGGAGTGGACCGCCGGGACAAGGCCGTGGCGGGACTGCGTCGCGCCGCCCGGCTGGGCGTACCGCTGACGCCGGAGGCCCTGCTCGCCCACCGGGAGGGCGACCCCCGCCTCATGGCCGTGCTGACCGAGCTGTGGCCGGAGACCGTGCGCCGGCACGGCCCCCGGCACGCCGAGGAGGTACTGCGCGCCATGCTCGGCGAGCCCTGCGACGGACCGGTCGCAGGCCACCTGCTCGACCTCGCGGTGGGCGCCGGCCTGCATCCCCTCACCCCGGTCGAGAGCGCGTCGCTCGCGCGCACCACCACGCACCGGGCCGTACGCCACTCCGCCTGGCGGTACCTGCGTCAACTCCCCGGCGGCCCCGCCCATCTGCCCCATCCTTCCCGGGCCGGGGACGCCTACGAACGGCTCCTGCTGGCGCCCCCGGTACCCGCCTTCGGCCCGGAGAGGCGGGGGCCCGCGGGCCGGCTGGTCGCCCAGAGCATGCTGCTGGGCGGCCTGGACACCCCGGGGCAGGGGATGAGCGGTGGACTGGCGGTGCTGCTGGGCGGGCTCGGCGACCGGCTGGCCACGACCGACGGGATATCCGGCGTCATCACCGTCGTGACCGCCGGGCACGAGGACCTCGCCGCCGACGACCGGCTGGCCTACGAACGCGCCCCCGGGCACTGGGTCCTGCGGCTCCCCGTGGACGCCCCCTCGGCCCCGGCCCAGGTCGAGATGCACCGCCACCGCCCCGCACTCACCTGGTGGGCGGTCCGCCTGCTCGGCGCCATGCCACGGCCCCTGGACGTCCTGCACGTCAGATACGCCGACGACGGCAGCCTGGCCCTCGCCGACGCCGCCGAGCGCCTGGGCGCCGCGCTGGTCTTCACGGCCACGCCCGACCCGCACCGCGGACTCGCCGAACGCCATGCCGAGAGCGATCCCGCCGACCCCACGGCGGCGGACGGCCTCCGGCACGATCTGCACCGGGTCTTCCTGGCCGACCGGCTCGTCGAGCGCGCGGACACGGTCGTCGGTATCCCCGGACGCGGCGGCACCCGTGAACTCGTCCGCCACTTCCCCGGCCTCGCCCAGCTCAACGCAGGACGCGGACCCAGCGCCCCGCCCGAAGGCATCGCCCCCTACCAGCCCGCACCCGACGAGGACGACCGGCGGCGCGAGGCGCTGAAGCGGCTCTACCGGGACGGGACGCGCCCCGACGCCCTCGACCCCCGCGACCGCGAACTGCCCGCGCTGCTGTGCGTGGGCCGGCTGCACCCGGTCAAGCAGCAGGACCTCCTGGTCCGGTCCTGGCTGGCGACGGGCGCCCACCACACCACGACCCTCGTCCTCATCGGCGGCAGCCCCGGCGCCGGCACCGCCGCGGAGGACGACGTCCGCCGCCGCATCGACACCCTCCTCGCCCCGTACCCGCAGGCCGCGCGCCGCCTGGCGCTGCTGCCGGCCCTGCCGAACAACGAGGTACGCCGACTGCAGCGTGCCCTGGCACAGCGCACGGCCGACGCCCGCTGCTGGTACGTCTGCCCGAGCGCGAAGGAGGAGTTCGGGATAGCGGTCCTGGAGGCGATGGACGCCGGCCTTCCCGTCGCCGGTCCGCGCCGCGGGGGAGTCGCGCACTACCTCCGCGACCAGGTCAACGGGCTCCTGATGGACACATCCGGCCAGGCGGGCCTGATGCGGGGCCTACGGCGGGTCGCCGCCACCTCCGTCGACGACCGGCGCCGTTACGCGGCTGCGGGCAGGAAGCTGGTCGCCGAGCGGTTCTCCGTGACACGCATGGCCGACGAACTGGCCGCCGAGTACACCGCCCTGCACACCGACTGA